The Pseudomonas sp. R4-35-07 genome contains a region encoding:
- a CDS encoding alpha/beta fold hydrolase, with protein sequence MTQASFVIDKLYKHYNVHVEQLGNDPHRKTVLMVNGALSTTRSFARTSKCLAEHFNVLLFDLPFSGYSREHNTDLDLVTKDDEVQILRALVQRFAVNHLVSASWGGISTLLTLAYNPPSIESSVVMALAPNLNQAMLEYVERVRVLIEADDKSAVGHLLNETVGKYLSPRLKRNNHRHLANMATTEYRQARFHIHQVLALGDGNYLPALRQIETPVHFLNGTLDEYTPAADAQLFGSYVRRSSFAVAEHTGHLLDLESREAALAVHRVLLDFLVGEHASMSDLDEPPVGKAATDGA encoded by the coding sequence ATGACCCAGGCAAGTTTTGTCATAGACAAGCTGTACAAGCATTACAACGTCCACGTAGAGCAACTGGGCAACGACCCACACAGAAAAACCGTGCTGATGGTCAATGGCGCGCTGTCCACCACGCGCTCCTTTGCCCGCACCAGCAAATGCCTGGCCGAGCATTTCAATGTGCTGCTGTTCGACCTGCCCTTCTCCGGCTATTCCCGCGAGCACAACACCGACCTCGACCTGGTCACCAAGGATGACGAAGTGCAGATCCTGCGGGCGCTGGTGCAGCGCTTTGCGGTCAACCATCTGGTCTCGGCCTCATGGGGTGGCATCTCCACGCTGCTGACCCTGGCCTATAATCCGCCCTCCATCGAAAGCTCGGTAGTGATGGCCCTGGCGCCCAACCTCAACCAGGCGATGCTTGAGTATGTGGAGCGCGTACGCGTGTTGATCGAGGCCGATGACAAATCCGCCGTCGGCCATCTGCTCAACGAGACGGTCGGGAAATACTTGTCGCCCCGCCTCAAGCGCAACAACCACCGCCATCTGGCGAACATGGCCACCACCGAGTATCGCCAGGCGCGCTTTCATATTCATCAGGTGCTGGCACTGGGCGACGGCAACTACCTGCCCGCGCTCAGGCAGATTGAAACGCCGGTGCACTTTCTCAACGGTACGCTGGACGAATACACCCCCGCCGCCGATGCACAACTGTTCGGCAGTTACGTGAGGCGCAGCAGTTTCGCCGTGGCCGAACACACCGGCCATTTGCTTGACCTGGAATCCCGCGAGGCGGCGCTGGCAGTGCATCGCGTCTTGCTGGATTTTTTGGTGGGCGAGCACGCTTCAATGTCGGACTTAGACGAACCGCCAGTGGGAAAAGCAGCGACGGATGGCGCATAA